A single Streptomyces mirabilis DNA region contains:
- a CDS encoding tetratricopeptide repeat protein produces the protein MKRRRLWAGLAGTLAIATGVTVWAIQPHPTPATESKSAPGTLTKRHQVDVLMQTALLQQSEVHDSNGAADTYRRLLKLDPRNKVAWYNLGVIGQQGGKPDDARTAYDKALEIDPSFTSALFNEAILLKSSDPDRAIGLLKKCIAADPKAGTAYLQLGQVLAEKDRDDEAGEAFRHAVAIDPSLRSQVPESFGDSVTPSPTSSQAGSTR, from the coding sequence GTGAAACGTAGGCGATTGTGGGCAGGGCTCGCCGGAACGCTGGCGATTGCCACAGGCGTGACCGTCTGGGCGATTCAGCCCCATCCGACCCCGGCCACGGAATCCAAGTCCGCGCCAGGAACCTTGACGAAGCGTCATCAGGTCGACGTGCTCATGCAGACCGCCCTTCTGCAACAGAGTGAGGTCCACGACTCCAACGGGGCGGCCGATACCTACAGGCGGCTGCTGAAACTGGACCCTCGCAACAAGGTCGCCTGGTACAACCTGGGCGTCATCGGGCAGCAGGGCGGCAAGCCGGACGATGCCCGTACAGCCTATGACAAGGCCCTGGAGATCGATCCGTCGTTCACGTCGGCTCTCTTCAACGAGGCCATCCTGCTGAAGTCGAGCGACCCCGACCGGGCCATCGGACTCCTGAAGAAGTGCATCGCCGCCGATCCGAAGGCGGGAACGGCCTATCTGCAACTCGGGCAGGTCCTGGCGGAAAAGGACCGCGACGACGAGGCCGGGGAAGCATTCCGTCATGCCGTCGCGATCGATCCCTCCCTCCGTTCCCAAGTACCCGAAAGCTTCGGGGACTCCGTAACACCCTCCCCGACATCGAGCCAAGCAGGGAGCACCAGATGA
- a CDS encoding helix-turn-helix transcriptional regulator, which produces MSQRDPRDHREHGELGTALRYWRDRSTPQEAGLPRGGARRAPGLRREELAQLAGLSVDYVTRLEQGRATAPSDQVVGALARALRLSEPERDHLYRLAGQAPPAAGHISQHIPPSVQRLLDQLSQSPIGVHDAAYNLISWNPLWAALAGDPSGWRGRERNYVWRQFTGLPSRTTHTPEQEQRLRTALVSDLRSATARYPDDRGLRSLIADLRRESEPFRELWASHAVGFHKADTKTVHHPEVGTILLDCDTLAVPGGDLRITICSAAPGTEAAQQLALLATLGLQTTATALG; this is translated from the coding sequence GTGAGCCAACGAGACCCTCGGGACCATCGCGAGCACGGAGAGCTCGGTACCGCGCTGCGGTACTGGCGCGACCGGAGCACACCCCAGGAGGCCGGGCTGCCGAGGGGCGGCGCGCGGCGGGCGCCCGGACTGCGCAGGGAGGAGCTGGCGCAGCTCGCCGGGCTCTCGGTGGACTATGTCACCCGCCTCGAACAGGGCCGCGCCACCGCCCCCTCCGACCAGGTGGTCGGCGCGCTCGCCCGCGCCCTGCGCCTGTCGGAGCCCGAGCGCGACCACCTCTACCGGCTGGCCGGGCAGGCACCGCCCGCGGCCGGACACATCTCGCAGCACATCCCGCCGAGCGTGCAGCGCCTCCTGGACCAGCTGAGCCAGTCCCCGATCGGGGTCCACGACGCGGCGTACAACCTCATCTCGTGGAACCCGCTGTGGGCCGCGCTGGCGGGGGACCCGTCCGGGTGGCGCGGGCGGGAACGCAACTACGTGTGGCGGCAGTTCACGGGTCTGCCCAGCCGCACCACGCACACCCCGGAGCAGGAGCAGAGGCTGCGCACGGCCCTGGTGTCGGATCTTCGGTCCGCCACCGCCCGCTATCCCGACGACCGGGGGCTGCGCTCGCTGATCGCGGATCTGCGGCGGGAGAGCGAGCCGTTCCGTGAGCTGTGGGCCTCGCACGCGGTCGGATTCCACAAGGCCGACACCAAGACGGTCCACCATCCCGAGGTGGGGACGATCCTCCTGGATTGCGACACGCTCGCGGTGCCGGGCGGGGACCTGCGGATCACGATCTGCTCGGCCGCGCCGGGCACGGAGGCGGCGCAGCAACTGGCGCTGCTCGCGACGCTCGGGTTGCAGACGACGGCCACTGCCCTCGGCTGA
- a CDS encoding substrate-binding domain-containing protein: protein MRRIAGIVLAVLLIGGVVAAVIGGREGQDKGTATKTVQGVIGSEKAEFFADPDVVKALAAKGFTVKTETSGSWAMDGLDLKGYDFAFPSSQAPADELAAKYHVRQPLPRPFYSPLVVVAHRSAAEVLAANGLATVGKGTGTLRMAAYLKAAGRDRTWQQLKGAAAHGELTGTLFIASTDPDTSNSGALYLAAASYVADGGRVASSAAAVGRTAPLMHKLVSVQGAQQSSTDAAFRDFISGAGNPLVLVYESQVAALLNQGQDVGDLTVLYPDTTANSDHTVVPLTPEGRALGELLSSDPTLRRLAVKHGFRPQGATGEFTAATAAHATYLNQKLTGVRQAPVPAYKVLHEMARRAGN from the coding sequence GTGAGACGCATCGCGGGAATCGTCCTGGCGGTCCTGTTGATCGGCGGCGTGGTAGCAGCCGTCATCGGGGGCCGCGAAGGTCAGGACAAGGGCACGGCAACGAAGACCGTGCAAGGAGTGATCGGATCGGAGAAGGCGGAGTTCTTCGCCGATCCCGACGTGGTGAAGGCCCTGGCTGCCAAGGGCTTCACCGTGAAGACGGAGACCTCCGGGTCCTGGGCCATGGACGGCCTGGACCTCAAGGGGTACGACTTCGCCTTCCCCTCCAGCCAGGCCCCGGCCGACGAGCTGGCCGCCAAGTACCACGTACGGCAGCCGCTGCCGCGCCCGTTCTACTCGCCCCTCGTGGTCGTCGCGCACCGCAGCGCCGCCGAGGTTCTGGCGGCGAACGGGCTCGCGACCGTCGGCAAGGGCACCGGCACGCTCAGGATGGCCGCGTACCTCAAGGCCGCCGGGCGGGACCGGACCTGGCAGCAGCTCAAGGGGGCTGCGGCGCACGGCGAGTTGACCGGCACGCTCTTCATCGCCAGCACCGATCCGGACACCTCCAACTCCGGCGCGCTCTACCTCGCCGCCGCCTCGTACGTCGCCGACGGCGGCCGGGTCGCGTCCAGCGCCGCCGCCGTCGGGCGCACCGCGCCCCTCATGCACAAGCTCGTCAGCGTGCAGGGCGCCCAGCAGTCCAGCACGGACGCGGCGTTCCGTGACTTCATCAGCGGGGCCGGGAACCCGCTCGTGCTCGTGTACGAGTCGCAGGTCGCCGCGCTGCTCAACCAGGGCCAGGACGTCGGTGACCTCACCGTCCTCTACCCGGACACCACGGCGAACAGCGACCACACCGTCGTACCCCTCACTCCCGAGGGCCGCGCGCTCGGTGAGCTCCTCAGCAGTGACCCGACCCTGCGCAGGCTCGCCGTCAAGCACGGGTTCCGGCCGCAGGGCGCGACCGGGGAGTTCACGGCGGCCACCGCCGCCCACGCCACCTATCTCAACCAGAAGCTGACCGGCGTCCGGCAGGCGCCCGTGCCCGCCTACAAGGTGCTGCACGAGATGGCGCGCCGGGCCGGGAACTAG
- a CDS encoding pyridoxal phosphate-dependent aminotransferase, producing the protein MQVIQSTKLANVCYEIRGPVLEEAMRLEAAGHRILKLNTGNPAAFGFECPPEILEDILRNVSTAHGYGDAKGLLAARRAVVMHNQTLGIETDVEHVFIGNGVSELIVMAMQGLLDDGDEVLVPAPDYPLWTAAVSLSGGTAVHYHCDEQSDWMPDLADVERKVTDRTKAIVIINPNNPTGAVYDEAMLRGLTDIARRHNLLVCSDEIYDKILYDDATHTPTASVAPDLLTLTFNGMSKAYRVAGYRVGWMSISGPRAHADSYIEGLTILANMRLCANMPGQHGVVAALSGRQTINDLVLPGGRLKEQRDVAYELLTQIPGVSCVKPKGALYLFPRLDPKVFKIKDDRQMVLDLLRREKIMVVQGTGFNWPESDHFRVVTLPSVGDLTDAVTRIGNFLDGYSQP; encoded by the coding sequence ATGCAGGTGATCCAGTCGACCAAGCTCGCCAACGTCTGTTACGAGATCCGGGGCCCGGTGCTCGAGGAGGCGATGCGGCTGGAAGCGGCGGGTCATCGGATCCTCAAGCTGAACACCGGCAATCCGGCCGCGTTCGGGTTCGAGTGCCCGCCCGAGATCCTGGAGGACATCCTCCGGAACGTGTCGACCGCGCACGGCTACGGCGACGCGAAGGGCCTGCTCGCCGCCCGCCGCGCCGTCGTGATGCACAACCAGACCCTCGGCATCGAGACCGACGTCGAGCATGTCTTCATCGGCAACGGCGTGTCCGAGCTGATCGTGATGGCGATGCAGGGGCTGCTGGACGACGGCGACGAGGTCCTCGTACCGGCGCCGGACTACCCGCTGTGGACCGCCGCCGTGTCCCTGTCCGGCGGCACCGCCGTGCACTACCACTGCGACGAGCAGTCGGACTGGATGCCCGACCTCGCGGACGTGGAGCGCAAGGTCACCGACCGCACCAAGGCGATCGTCATCATCAACCCGAACAACCCGACGGGCGCGGTGTACGACGAGGCGATGCTGCGCGGGCTCACCGACATCGCCCGCCGCCACAACCTCCTGGTCTGCTCGGACGAGATCTACGACAAGATCCTCTACGACGACGCCACGCACACCCCGACCGCCTCGGTCGCGCCCGACCTGCTCACCCTCACCTTCAACGGCATGTCGAAGGCGTACCGGGTGGCGGGCTACCGGGTCGGCTGGATGTCGATCTCCGGCCCCCGCGCGCACGCCGACTCCTACATCGAGGGCCTGACGATCCTCGCGAACATGCGCCTGTGCGCGAACATGCCCGGTCAGCACGGCGTGGTCGCGGCGCTCAGCGGGCGGCAGACCATCAACGACCTGGTGCTGCCCGGCGGCCGGCTGAAGGAACAGCGGGACGTCGCCTACGAGCTGCTGACCCAGATCCCGGGCGTGAGCTGCGTGAAGCCCAAGGGCGCGCTGTATCTCTTCCCGCGACTCGACCCGAAGGTCTTCAAGATCAAGGACGACCGGCAGATGGTCCTCGACCTGCTCCGCCGCGAGAAGATCATGGTCGTCCAGGGGACCGGCTTCAACTGGCCCGAGTCGGACCACTTCCGGGTGGTCACCCTGCCGAGCGTGGGCGATCTGACCGACGCGGTGACCCGGATCGGGAACTTCCTGGACGGCTACAGCCAGCCCTGA
- a CDS encoding toxic anion resistance protein translates to MTTEDTFTLTPPEAVAPVPREKAGGLVPVDPSVQDEMARRAAEYVGSLAALDARSPEFAGKVGEIAGLGASEMRGAAAQSNRMLERTLRSLPDKGGDAQSHVAGSLVELRRVVEDLDPRDLPASKGRKFLSKLPGSNKLRDHVAKYASSQATLNKIVGSLRGGQDELRRDNAALQTERVRLWETMGKLQEYVVLTRALDTAVEEHIAAAEAVDPAQADTLRADVLFPVRQKHQDLLTQLAVCAQGYLAMDVVRRNNDELIKGVDRAATTTVSALRISVMLASALENQRKVVDQVNALRGTTEDLIRGNAEMLATQSGEIQRIAADPAVGAETLRTAFQQIYRTLDAIDTYKVRATESMAATVESLASELQYANAYLERSRSQGALEGGSA, encoded by the coding sequence GTGACGACCGAAGACACCTTCACCCTCACACCGCCCGAGGCCGTCGCGCCCGTGCCCCGTGAGAAGGCGGGCGGGCTGGTGCCCGTCGACCCGTCCGTGCAGGACGAGATGGCGCGCCGGGCCGCCGAGTACGTCGGCTCTCTCGCCGCCCTCGACGCCCGCTCGCCCGAGTTCGCGGGCAAGGTCGGGGAGATCGCGGGCCTCGGCGCGAGCGAGATGCGGGGCGCCGCCGCGCAGTCCAACCGCATGCTGGAGCGCACCCTGCGCAGCCTGCCCGACAAGGGCGGGGACGCCCAGTCGCACGTGGCGGGCTCGCTGGTCGAACTCCGCCGTGTGGTCGAGGACCTGGACCCGCGGGACCTGCCCGCGAGCAAGGGCCGGAAGTTCCTGTCCAAGCTGCCCGGCAGCAACAAGCTGCGTGACCACGTCGCCAAGTACGCCTCCTCGCAGGCCACCCTGAACAAGATCGTGGGCTCGCTGCGCGGCGGCCAGGACGAACTGCGCCGCGACAACGCCGCGTTGCAGACCGAGCGCGTCCGGCTCTGGGAGACGATGGGCAAGCTCCAGGAGTACGTCGTCCTCACCCGGGCCCTGGACACGGCGGTCGAGGAGCACATCGCCGCCGCCGAGGCCGTGGACCCCGCGCAGGCCGACACCCTGCGCGCCGACGTCCTCTTCCCCGTCCGGCAGAAGCACCAGGACCTGCTGACCCAGCTCGCGGTGTGCGCGCAGGGCTATCTGGCCATGGACGTGGTCCGGCGCAACAACGACGAGCTCATCAAGGGCGTCGACCGCGCCGCCACCACCACGGTGTCCGCACTGCGCATCTCCGTGATGCTGGCCTCCGCCCTCGAGAACCAGCGCAAGGTCGTCGACCAGGTCAACGCCCTGCGCGGCACGACCGAGGACCTGATCCGCGGCAACGCCGAGATGCTCGCCACCCAGAGCGGGGAGATCCAGCGCATCGCCGCCGACCCGGCCGTCGGCGCGGAGACCCTGCGCACCGCCTTCCAGCAGATCTACCGCACCCTCGACGCCATCGACACGTACAAGGTCCGGGCGACCGAGTCGATGGCCGCGACCGTCGAGTCCCTCGCATCCGAACTCCAGTACGCGAACGCCTACTTGGAGCGCAGCCGCTCGCAGGGCGCCCTGGAAGGGGGCTCCGCGTGA
- a CDS encoding SDR family NAD(P)-dependent oxidoreductase, translating into MLRSRQYRSAVPSSPCSRWSRGSRWLTPPWCSPGAATAWYCQSPRRGGLCPTARAARTASTRRPHVDILINNARITQPAKPVEELTGPDLQRVYDTNVLGPVRTLHAFLPLLRKAEHPVVVNVGSSLDSIIVATAAAGADAPSGAFVENGGTLPW; encoded by the coding sequence GTGCTCCGGTCGCGCCAGTACCGCAGCGCGGTACCGAGCTCTCCGTGCTCGCGATGGTCCCGAGGGTCTCGTTGGCTCACCCCTCCATGGTGCTCCCCCGGCGCCGCCACAGCCTGGTACTGCCAGTCCCCCCGACGCGGAGGGCTCTGTCCGACCGCCCGGGCGGCGCGGACCGCGTCCACGAGGAGGCCACACGTCGACATCCTCATCAACAACGCGCGCATCACCCAACCCGCCAAGCCTGTTGAGGAGTTGACGGGTCCGGACCTGCAACGGGTCTACGACACGAACGTCCTCGGCCCCGTCCGCACCCTGCACGCCTTCCTCCCCCTGCTGCGGAAGGCGGAGCACCCCGTCGTCGTCAACGTCGGCAGCTCCCTTGACTCGATCATCGTCGCCACCGCCGCCGCGGGCGCGGACGCGCCGAGCGGCGCCTTCGTGGAGAACGGAGGCACCCTCCCCTGGTGA
- a CDS encoding vWA domain-containing protein — MRRRTAYAVVSLLAVTATAAVTGCTAQDQKQRSDSNAPEPGTLRVLASSELSDMAPILEQVRKDTGIKVRPTYMGTLSAVDLLAKGKVDGAYDALWLSSDDYLRLRPEAAKKVVSQTPIMSSSVAIGVKPATVSALGWKPEDVTWSQVDKAVADGKLTYGMTDPARSNSGFSTLISVASGLSGAQSALTDADVAKATPRLKEFFKGQKLTSGSSGWLATAYERRGTVDALLNYESILKGMKGLTVIRPRDGVVTADYPLSSLASSSKDTRESVRRLTEALRAPAVQREITQQTRRRPVVASVAPAAGLDTGRRRELAFPGSRSVADRLLDSYENKLRRPSRTVYVLDTSGSMGGGRLARLKKALTGLTGDFRDREEVTLMPFGSKVKSVHTHVVRPEDPGAGLDGIRKDAEALSASGNTAIYTSLEKAYEHLGAGGDTFTSIVLMTDGENTSGADPEDFDGFYGRLPDGQKEIPVFPILFGDSDRGELQHIADLTGGRLFDARKGSLDGAFEEIRGYQ, encoded by the coding sequence GTGAGACGTCGTACGGCCTACGCCGTCGTGTCCCTGCTCGCCGTCACGGCCACCGCCGCGGTCACCGGCTGCACGGCGCAGGACCAGAAGCAGCGGTCCGACAGCAACGCCCCCGAGCCCGGCACCCTGCGCGTCCTCGCCTCCAGCGAGCTGAGCGACATGGCGCCGATCCTCGAACAGGTCCGCAAGGACACCGGTATCAAGGTCCGCCCCACCTACATGGGCACCCTCTCCGCCGTCGACCTGCTCGCGAAGGGCAAGGTGGACGGCGCGTACGACGCGCTGTGGCTGTCCTCCGACGACTATCTGCGGCTGCGCCCCGAAGCGGCGAAGAAGGTCGTCTCCCAGACGCCGATCATGTCGAGCTCGGTGGCGATCGGGGTGAAGCCGGCGACCGTGAGCGCGCTGGGCTGGAAGCCCGAGGACGTCACCTGGTCGCAGGTCGACAAGGCCGTCGCGGACGGGAAGCTGACATACGGCATGACCGATCCGGCCCGCTCCAACTCCGGTTTCTCCACGCTGATCTCGGTGGCCTCGGGCCTGTCCGGGGCGCAGTCGGCGCTCACGGACGCGGACGTGGCGAAGGCGACCCCGCGGCTGAAGGAGTTCTTCAAGGGGCAGAAGCTGACGTCGGGGTCCTCGGGCTGGCTGGCGACGGCGTACGAGCGGCGCGGCACCGTGGACGCCCTGCTCAACTACGAGTCGATCCTCAAGGGCATGAAGGGGCTGACGGTCATCCGCCCGCGCGACGGCGTGGTGACCGCCGACTACCCGCTCTCCTCGCTCGCCTCCTCCAGCAAGGACACCCGCGAGAGTGTCCGCCGCCTCACCGAGGCGCTGCGCGCTCCGGCCGTCCAGCGGGAGATCACGCAGCAGACGCGGCGCCGCCCGGTCGTCGCCTCCGTCGCCCCGGCGGCCGGCCTCGACACCGGCCGACGGCGTGAACTCGCCTTCCCCGGCAGCCGGTCCGTCGCCGACCGCCTCCTGGACTCCTACGAGAACAAGCTCCGTCGGCCCTCCCGGACCGTGTACGTCCTCGACACCTCCGGCTCGATGGGCGGCGGTCGGCTCGCCCGGCTGAAGAAGGCGCTCACCGGACTGACGGGCGACTTCCGCGACCGCGAGGAGGTGACGCTGATGCCGTTCGGCTCGAAGGTCAAGAGCGTCCACACGCACGTGGTGCGGCCCGAGGACCCGGGGGCCGGTCTCGACGGCATCCGCAAGGACGCCGAGGCCCTCAGCGCCTCCGGCAACACCGCGATCTACACGTCGCTGGAGAAGGCGTACGAGCATCTGGGCGCGGGCGGCGACACGTTCACGTCGATCGTGCTGATGACGGACGGCGAGAACACGAGCGGCGCCGACCCCGAGGACTTCGACGGCTTCTACGGCCGGCTGCCGGACGGGCAGAAGGAGATCCCGGTCTTCCCGATCCTGTTCGGCGACTCCGACCGGGGCGAGCTCCAGCACATCGCCGACCTGACCGGCGGCCGCCTCTTCGACGCCCGCAAGGGTTCGCTCGACGGCGCATTCGAGGAGATCCGTGGCTACCAATAA